The stretch of DNA GAACGTTAGGTTACAACAGCCATTGCAGGACCCGATTTTGTTACAGTACATCAACATCAGAGGAAACCAAGTGAGACAGATATTGTTGCCTGATGAGTTGAATATAGAGAGTGTTTTGGCCAAGTCAGAGACTAAAATCAAAGGTAGTGGCGCCGGACCCGGTGCCAAAGCAGTGGCACGAGGTGGGTTTAGAGGTAGGGGCAAGGGTAGAGCGGTTTGAAGTGTGTATATTTACAAGTATGTAGTAATCTTAGAACCATGTCTTTTTACgtttttctctcttttcCAATAACTTCTTGTAGCTTGGTCTTGTGGCGACAATGATGTTATCCATATTAGCGATGGCTTCGGCCCTGGCCTTTAATTTGGCGTCCAACTCTTCTTGTTTGGCTTTGCTGGCAGGGTTGATCATTCCGTGTAACCACAGTTTGTTGGTGTACTTGTCTTCATGGAACTTTCTTGGCGTAGGCGGCAACAAGTCGTGGATACCAAACTTCTTAGCTAGCTTGAACAAGTCTGCAGACCTTCTGCGGGAGAACTTTGCGCTTTGCCAGTTGCCGGACTCTTGGTTTTTGTTTGGGAAAAATGGGTTTCTCAACGGGTCTGTGGTGGTTGATGGGCCATCCTTGTACTGTGCAAATGGTCGTGGTGGgtatttgatgaaaaagttgTGCAACTTCTGGGGGAGTTTGGCGAATGCCTCTTTGGGAGTGAGTTGGAAAGACATggtttggttgttgtttggGGTgtgtcttttttttttggagaaaaatttttctttttttttattcgACTATACACTTGGTAGCACTATAGATTTCTACATTTATTCTGGGCCATCGATTAAACACTTGACGGCGCCGTTACCGCCTCTGACCAAGTCGTAGGCCTTGATGGCGTCTTTAAACTTGAACCGGTGGGTAATCAACAACtcaaaattgattggtGCGTTTTCTTTGCCGTTGATGTAGTTTTTGTCCAAGATATCAATTGAGGTCTGGTAATCGCCATACCCGTATCTGAACGACCCGTACAAAGTCAACTCTCTAGTTGAGAAATCGGCAATTGGGAAGTTGACGTCGCCACCAGCATTACCGACCTGGACGAATCTGCCGCCGGCTTTTAAGATTTTGACACCGGTGTAGATACACTGCTTGGCGCCACTGCATTCTAAGACCACCGAAGGCTCAATACCGTCAAACGCTTTTACCAAATCGTCGCCGGTCTTGGAGTTGAAGGTGTGGGTGGCAGCACCCATATCTTTTGCCATTTGCAATTTGTTATCAAAAATGTCGACGACCATAATGTTTTTGGCGCCAATGGTTTTGGCAACAGCAGCTGTCAACAACCCAACGGGGCCAGCCCCAAACACAACAACGTTTTCGCCAAACTTCAAGTTGGCCAACTTACAGGCGTGCACGCCGACCGTCAATGGCTCGACCATAGCGCCCAACTCCAAAGAAACGTGGTCTGGGAGTTTGAACAAGAAATCAGCTGGAGCTTTGTAGTATTTGCACAAAGTACCTGGTGGGTTCGGTTCGTCGGGGTTGACTGGTGGCGTAGCAGCAAATGCCATGTGTGGACACAAGTGGTAGTTTCCTGACTTGTACTCGTCGCTGTATCTTGACGGGACACCTGGTTCAATGGCGACCTTGTCGCCCACTTTCAAGTTGGTTACGTCGTCACCAACGGCAACAACCACACCGGCCGACTCGTGGCCCAACACCATTGGTTTTCTCAAAACAAAAGGCCCGATCAGGCCATGGGCATAGTAATGGATATCTGACCCACAAATACCGGTTTTCTTTACCTCGACGATAACGTCTCTGGGGGAGGTGATTTCTGGGGATTCGTAATCTTCAAACGAAATGTCGTCGATTTTGTTAAGCACTAAAGAAGGGTTTGTCATGGTTGGGGAAATAAAAAACGAATGAATGGGGGGGGGGATTGCAAGGTGTATTTATAGACGAAAATTAGGAGCAACAAATAAGGAGTAACAATTGGGAGTAACAATTTCTCCGAAAAATCACTCCACGGCAGGTCGTGTCGAAAAATGTGCACAATCACACAATTTCACCGAACAAAAGATTCTGGGGAGCAGAGTAAGCCAGTTCTCCTGTCTACACGGTTTAGTTCGCCGTTGTTTAGCTCTCTTACGTAGTCTATTTCATTTTAGGTgtatatttgaataaattatttactTAGTAAAATGTTGTAAAGCATCTAACACTTCCAATTCGATGTTGGCTTCAGCAGCGACCTTTTCATCACTAGATTCAGCTCTCTTTTGGGCATCGGCAATCAAGTTTTTGACGGCAGAGAGATCAATTTGGTCGGTCTTGAATGCTTCGATGGCGGAAATAGTCAACTTGTTTCCTGGTTGGACCATGGCGATACCGCCGCTGACAAAGTATTGGTCAGAGTCTCCGTTTTTGGAAATGATTTCTAACAATCCTGGTCTCAATTGTTCGACAATTGGAATGTGGTTGGCCAAAATACCCAAATCACCGTTGACAGATGGCAAGTTTACTTGTTGGACTTCGGAGTCGTTGTATAAGGTTTGGTGTGGCAATGCCAAGGATAATTTCAAAGCATCTGTAGACACGGCGGCCTCGGTGGCATAAGTTCTCTTAACCCCAGTGAATGATTGTTTGGTAACTTGACGGAAAACTTGTCTGAACATTGttggtgaagaagaaagaaagagaaatttgttgaccaaaaaaaaaaaaaaatttatgtTGTGCGAGACGTACTGTAATTTTATTGGTTGTGTGAGACCGGTTCTCGCCTTCCCAAATAGGAAGGAAGTGGAACAGAGCTCCTATATACTAATTACCAAACTGGTTTAAAAAGCCGTCTACATCAAACTCTTCGTTTACGTGGTTGGTGTTGTTGCCATTGTCGAGGAATGTCATGTTCAACCCGTCTAATATCAGCTCGTTGTTTTCAAGTATGTTGTTCATGTCCAAGTCGCTGTCTGTGGTGGCAGGTACTTCGTCGATGGTCTCGTCCGGATCTAGATTTTCGTAGTCCATGTTGGACAACATGTCTTCGTCGTTGGTATCGTCGATGGTTTCATCGATGGTTTCGTCGATGGTATCGTCGATGGTATCGTCGATGGTATCGTCGTTCTGCATGTCGTTGATGTCAAAGCCAATAAAGTCGTCAAAGTTGTCAAACTTTTGTGGGACGGCCTCCTCTGCCTTCTTGGCCTCCTCTGCCTTCTTGGCCTCCTCTGCCTTCTTCTTGGCCTCCTCTGCCTTCTTCTTGGCCTCCTCTGCCTTCTTCTTGGCCTCttcttccttcttcttggcctcttcttccttcttcttAGCCTCTTCTTCACGTTTCTTTCTTGCCGCTGCTTCTATgactttcaattcttcaaatttctttttct from Candida albicans SC5314 chromosome R, complete sequence encodes:
- a CDS encoding mRNA splicing protein (Ortholog(s) have mRNA binding activity, role in mRNA splicing, via spliceosome and U1 snRNP, U2-type prespliceosome, U4/U6 x U5 tri-snRNP complex, U5 snRNP, commitment complex, cytosol localization), whose protein sequence is MKLVRFLMNIPNSTNQPITVELKNGNIISGTLLSCNPSMNLHLKNVRLQQPLQDPILLQYINIRGNQVRQILLPDELNIESVLAKSETKIKGSGAGPGAKAVARGGFRGRGKGRAV
- a CDS encoding mitochondrial 54S ribosomal protein mL59 (Mitochondrial ribosomal protein of the large subunit; Spider biofilm repressed), which gives rise to MSFQLTPKEAFAKLPQKLHNFFIKYPPRPFAQYKDGPSTTTDPLRNPFFPNKNQESGNWQSAKFSRRRSADLFKLAKKFGIHDLLPPTPRKFHEDKYTNKSWLHGMINPASKAKQEELDAKLKARAEAIANMDNIIVATRPSYKKLLEKREKRKKTWF
- the XYL2 gene encoding L-iditol 2-dehydrogenase (D-xylulose reductase; immunogenic in mice; soluble protein in hyphae; induced by caspofungin, fluconazole, Hog1 and during cell wall regeneration; Mnl1-induced in weak acid stress; stationary phase enriched; flow model biofilm induced), with product MTNPSLVLNKIDDISFEDYESPEITSPRDVIVEVKKTGICGSDIHYYAHGSIGPFVLRKPMVLGHESAGVVVAVGDDVTNLKVGDKVAIEPGVPSRYSDEYKSGNYHLCPHMAFAATPPVNPDEPNPPGTLCKYYKAPADFLFKLPDHVSLELGAMVEPLTVGVHACKLANLKFGENVVVFGAGPVGLLTAAVAKTIGAKNIMVVDIFDNKLQMAKDMGAATHTFNSKTGDDLVKAFDGIEPSVVLECSGAKQCIYTGVKILKAGGRFVQVGNAGGDVNFPIADFSTRELTLYGSFRYGYGDYQTSIDILDKNYINGKENAPINFELLITHRFKFKDAIKAYDLVRGGNGAVKCLIDGPE
- the ATP16 gene encoding F1F0 ATP synthase subunit delta (Subunit of the mitochondrial F1F0 ATP synthase; sumoylation target; protein newly produced during adaptation to the serum; Spider biofilm repressed) yields the protein MFRQVFRQVTKQSFTGVKRTYATEAAVSTDALKLSLALPHQTLYNDSEVQQVNLPSVNGDLGILANHIPIVEQLRPGLLEIISKNGDSDQYFVSGGIAMVQPGNKLTISAIEAFKTDQIDLSAVKNLIADAQKRAESSDEKVAAEANIELEVLDALQHFTK
- the CTA26 gene encoding Cta26p (Putative transcription factor/activator; Med2 mediator complex ddomain; transcript is upregulated in an RHE model of oral candidiasis; member of a family of telomere-proximal genes; Efg1, Hap43-repressed), producing MPENLQTRLHNSLDEILKSSGYIFEIIDQNRKQSNVITSPNNELIQKSITQSLNGEIQNFHAILDQTVSKLNDAEWCLGVMVEKKKKFEELKVIEAAARKKREEEAKKKEEEAKKKEEEAKKKAEEAKKKAEEAKKKAEEAKKAEEAKKAEEAVPQKFDNFDDFIGFDINDMQNDDTIDDTIDDTIDETIDETIDDTNDEDMLSNMDYENLDPDETIDEVPATTDSDLDMNNILENNESILDGLNMTFLDNGNNTNHVNEEFDVDGFLNQFGN